TGACTGGGCCAGTGGTTCTGTCGATCACGCGCTGAAGAGCGGAGGCGTCATCGGTGAGCGATGTAAGCGGTATCGGCGCCGTTGTGACGTGCAATCCATGGCGCCGCAGGGGCAGAATGATATTGCTCCAGCATGATCCGTCGGCCCACGCACCGTGAACCAAAACAACATGGCCAGTCTCAAGACGAGCGTTCATCGCGACAGCTCCTTCTCGCGTCTGTCAGAGACGCCTCTCGCATCGAGGAAGTCTTTGATCGCATCAGCAATCTCGACTGCATGTGTCTCTAAGGCAAAGTGCCCTGTATCCAGGAAGCGGACTTGCGCATTTGGAATGTCCTTGTGGAATGCTTCTGCACCCGCAGGAATGAAGAAGGGATCATTCTTGCCCCAGATCGCCAGCAGCGGCGGCTTCGATTTCCGAAAATACTCCTGAAACTTTGGATAAAGCTTCACATTCGATGCGTAATCGAGGAACAGATCGAGCTGAATTTCTTTGTTGCCGGGACGCTCCATCAGGGCCGTATCCAGTGTGTATCCTTCAGGAGCAACCGCCTCCGGATTTGTTACTCCGTGCGTGTACTGCCAGCGAGTGGTTTCCAGGGTCAGAATGTTCTGCCGGAGCACGTCTCGGTTTTCTTCTGTCGGCTCGGACCAATATTTGCGAATCGGCCCCCACGCGTCGCCGAGGCCTTCTTCATAAGCGTTGCCGTTTTGCGAGACGATGGCTGTCACTCGTTCCGGGTGGCGCATCCCCAGACGCAAGCCGGTGGGAGCACCGTAGTCGAAGATGTATATTACGTAACGGTCGAGGCCGAGTGCTTCGGTGAAGGCCTCGATCGTGCCCGCCAGAGCGTCGAATGAATAGATATAGTTTCGCTTTGCCGGCACCTCCGTGAATCCAAAACCGGGCAGGTCTGGCGCGATCACCCTGTATTCGTCTGCGAGGCGAGGAATCAGCTCACGGAACATGAAGGATGACGTAGGGAACCCATGAAGCAAGAGCAACACAGGTGCTGCCGCATCGCCGGCTACCCGATAGAAGATCTCGACTCCGTCCGCCATCACTCTGTGTATCGACGTCGCAGGCACTTGGGACTGGGTTTTCGCTGGGCTGTTTGCATGTCCTGACAGGACCGGGTTCATAACAACTCCTCCTGATTTTGGCGCGTTTTACAAAGCGTCGTGAACGCCACAGCTCTTATTGCAATCGCGATACCAGGAATATCGCCTGCCTCTTCCATCCCTGTTGCGGAGATAAGTTGTTCTGTACCTGCATGATCACTTCACGCCGGAACCAGTAGCACTCAGCCACGCACTGACAGATGCGAGACGGACCTCCGACATTGACGGGAATCAGTCACGAGCTTCGTCGCGAAATGCAGCGGGCGGATGCCTGATGACGACGAGATGCTCGTTTGATCATTGCTGCATGAAAAACGGGGGAGGATGGATGCCGAGGTTGGAAGCGGAGCTAGACGGCGGGCACTCGGCCGTCGACCGCGCTGGTTTCTCGGGAGGAGGCGGGACGAACGATCCGATGCTTCTGCATCTTGTAAACCAGAGAGGTGCGTTTCATCCCGAGCCGCTGCGCCGCGCCGTTCCGTCCTCCGACGATCCAGTTGCTCAACTCAAGAGCGCGGATAATGTGATCCCGCTCCAGTTCGTCAAGACCTGTCATGGGAAGATTTGATTTGCCTGAAGCGCTGAACTGCTCGAGTTCGGCAATAGGTGCCTGTAACAACGTACGAGGAGACAGGATTACTGCACGTTCGATGAAGTTTCGCAGTTCGCGAACATTTCCCGGCCAGCGATATCGCACAAGTGCTTCCATCGTTTCGGCGGGAATCGTATCGATCTTCTTATTCATTCGCTGTGCATAGAAGGCAGTGAAGTGGCGGACCAGTTTCGGAATGTCCTCGGTGCGCTCCCGCAAGGCGGGAATATTGATTGGGAACACCTTGAGCCGGTAGTAAAGGTCGTCTCGAAACGCAGCCTGCTTCACCATCGCTGGTAGATCACGGTGCGTAGCTGCAATGAGACGAACATCCACCTTGCGCGTGCGGTTGCTGCCGAGCCTCTCAAACTCCTGCTCCTGCAGGACGCGCAGCAGCTTTGCCTGAAGCTCTAGCGGAATGTCACCAACTTCGTCCAGGAAGAGCGTGCCTTTATGCGCAAGTTCGAAGCGTCCCGTCTTCTGCGCTATCGCGCCAGTGAACGCTCCCTTTTCATGCCCGAACAGCTCGCTTTCAAGGAGTCCCAGTGGGATAGCGGCGCAATTCAATTTGACAAAGGCCCGATCTCGGCGGCCGCTTAGATTATGAATGGCGCGCGCAATCAATTCTTTGCCCGTACCCGTCTCACCCAAAATCAGCACGCTCGAATCGGTAGGAGCCACGACGGATACCAGATGCAGGGCATCCTTTAGGACAGGGCTACCGCCGACGATTTCCCCAAACTCAGCCCGGATTTCCTCTTCGAGATACAGTCTTTGTTTCGTTTCTTTGTCTCGATCCTTTGTCGCCCTTTCGTACTCCAACGTGTTCTCTACTGCAATCGCTATCTGGCGAGCCACCTGCTCAAGCAGGATGACGTCGTTTTTCTCAAAAGGATTGTTGGAACGCCTGCAAAGCATCAGAACGCCAACCACGCGATCTCGGCTCACAAGCGGAAGATAGCACCCCACGCTGAGGCCTTCCTCGATCACTCGCTCATAAATAAACTGGCCGTCAGGGTTCCCATAAATTTCAGGATCCTCGCGGACCTGTTCGAAACTATCGATGCGGATGGTCTTGCCCTTCCGCAATACCTGACCCGAGATCGAACTATTCATCGACACCAACGATCCCTCTCGGTAGGGTCCTCTCGCGTCTGGGTTGTGCAAGACAGTGACACGTAACTCACCGCTCTCGATGTCGGGTAGCAACAAGGCGGACACGTCACATTGCATTGTCCTGAATAGATTCGTCGAAAGCCCTTCAACCACTTGCCGGAGGTCCAACCTGGATGTCACGCTGCTAGTGATTTCCAGAAGCAATTGCAAGCGATCGCGTTCATACCGTAACTTTTCTTCATTCAGGTGACGCTCTATCGCGATTCCCGCAATGTAGCTGGCATTCTCGATCATCTGCAGATCGGCCGCGGAAGGGCTGCGCACCTCACGATAGTGGATGGCAAAGGTTCCCAGCACCTTGCCGTCGCTCGTGAATAAAGGCCGCGACCACACTGCACGAATTCCGAAGGGCAAAAGCAGGTGACGATAATGTTCCCAGACAGGATCATTGAGAATGTCGGTCACATATACCGGTTCCCGCCGAAAGACTGCCGTGCCGCAGGATCCTCCTTGCGGACCAATCAGCATGGACCCTACATGCGTGATGAATCCGGGAAGACCAGGAGCTGCCGCGCAGTAGAGCTGCCTCTCATAATCGCTGGGAAGCCAGATGGTGCACAACGTCCCGTCGCCGCGTGACTCTACCAGTTGCGCAATGATAGTGAGCACTTCCTCCAAGGGTGCTCCTGCAAGAATTAATCGCAGGATCTTGAGCACCGATTCGGAGGAAAACAGGCCGAACTGATTCTGCGTCTCTCTGTCGCTCGACATTCGATGTGCATCGGATTGCTCGATAGACGCCATCGGCTCTCCTTTTCTAACGTGACTCCGTAGAAGGAGAATATGCCATTAACCCACGGGGCCTAAACGTAGTGTGGGATTTCACGATGAAGGTTGTCAATGCATCAAAATCGAGGGGGATATCCTGTGGATTTCTGTCCGCTAAGCGTCTGGTTTGACAGCCAGTGGCCCCTCTCCCGGTGCTCACCGGCATTTTAGGCGTGATTCGGAGAGGGGAGAAGTTGGATGGAAGCGGCAAAGCAGACGATCAGCACGCATACGGCGAGGCATCTTACCGGCAAGGAGGGCGGGGCTGCCGGATGCGCAAACCGGCAGCCTGAGAATCCGCAGTATGCGAATTTCGTCCTTTCACAGCTCCCTTTCCCGTTTCAATCTTTGTCTTCGGTTGAGTCTCCCGCATCGACCAGAGGACGGAAACGATGCACTGGTGAAGGCATCGGCGTGTTCACTCCTTTCACGCTCTGCCAGATCACCTTGTTCAGGGCATGCATTGGCGCGCGATCCAGATCGTTGAAGTCCATCTTCATGCTCTCTGCCGCGCCAGGGGACTGTTTGGTGTTTTTGGCGTTTACGTCAATCTTCGGGGCGATCACGGAGAAGGGAGTGATCTCCGGAACCGCTCCGAAGGAAGCGTAGAGAGGCATCGCCGCCGCGTCGTATTGGCTCATCGGCGGCATGCCGAGGAGCAGTTCGATCGAGCGCACGAACGAACTGGTGGAGTAGAGCGTGCTGTCGACGATACCGCGCTTGACGTAGGGGCTGATTACCAGTCCTACGGTGCGCCGGGCGTCGACGTGATCTGGGCCGTCTTGGGCATCGTCTTCGATGAGGAAGATGGCCGTGTTGGGCCAGTAGCGGCTATGACTTACTGCATCCACGAGTTGGCCGATGGCGTAATCGTTATTGGCCACCATCGCCTCGGGAGTAAACGCGCCAGGCTGAGTTCCCTTGGTGTGGTCTTCGGGCATGCTCATGACCACAAAGTTGGGAAGACGCAGGTTGGGATCTTCGCTGTCGTAGTTGTTCTCGTACTGCTTGAATTCGCGTAGAAACACGGCAATGTTATCCGTATCCCTTTGCCGGGAGCCGAGATACTCCTTTGAGACATGTCCGACGAGCCCGGATGCGCCAGGAGCCGCGTCCATCGTGGTGCCGGTGCTGGCCCGGGCCGCGTACTCGCCATAGGAGCGATAGGTGAGGCCTTTGCGCTGCGCTACATCCCACAGGTGCCCTGCCGATGGCACATAGGCTCGCGAAGGCAAGGCATCGCTTCTTCCTGCGTAGGTTGGCGGCCAGAAGCGTTCGTTGAAGTCGGTCGCATAGGCTGCGTCCGACCAGGAATGGCCATCGACGCTGACCTCGCCGTCGCAATAGAGGTTGTCCAAGATCACATACTGCTTCGCCAGCGCGTGCTGGTTGGGCGTCACCTGTTCTCCAAAGATAGTGAGCGCCGGATCGCCGTTTGCGTTCTTCAGGTCTCCGAAGACCTGATCATAGGTGCGGTTTTCTTTGATGATGTAGATTACGTGCTTGATCTCTGTGGACACGCCAACAGCCTGCGGAATGATGGTCGGCGTCTGTGGCGGTCTGGCCTCGGCCAGCATCGAATCGGTGTACGGCGTGTTATTGACCACCATCTTTGTCCAACGCGGAAGGTCCTTTTGAAGCGTGGCTACATTGAGAACTTCGACACTGCTCTTCTGCACTGTTTTTACTGACTCGTCTCCATTCCAGATGGAGGCCAGAGGACTGCCCGGTCCTTTGCGGTCAGGATGTCCCGACTCGCCCTTGCTGTTGCCAATGTAGAGTTCACTGCCGTTGTGGGTGAGCGCAAGCGCCGATGGATACCAGCCTGTAGGAATGAATCCAACCACTGAGCTATGCGCCCGGTTGGAGATGCGGATCACGGTGATCGAGTTATTGTCCGCATTGGCTACATAGAGTAACTTACGCACGTTGTCGATCTCCGCGGCATCCGGCGTCGAGCCTTCCGGCCCAAGCGGGGTCAAGGTCGTGGACAGCCGCTCGATCACTTGCAGAGTACGCGTGTCGATTACATGAATCGTGTTGTCGTTGGAGCAGACGACAAACAGCCTTCCGTCGGTCGACAACTTCATGTCGTTGGGATTCATGCCAACGCGAAGAGTTCGGATGACTTTGTTGGTCGCGGTATCGATCACGCTTACCGATTCGCTGGCCCAGTTAGAGACAAACAACTTGCTGCCATCCGGCGTCAACACTAACTGGTATGGGTTGATCTCCACGGGAATGCGGGTGAGGATCTGCCGCGTTTTCGCATCGAAGACTACTACATTGCTTGGCCCCGTCCCGGTGCCTCGGTTGGCGGCATAAAGATAGTGCTTGCCGGAAAGATATGCGACGCCCGACCACCACACCTTCTTGGGATCGATCGTTTCCACCATCTGATTGGTTGGCTTATCGCTTAGACGGCCATCGCTGTAGCTGAACTCATAGATCGGCGCTGCGCTTTGCGCTATTGCCTTCGCGCCGGTCGCATTCCCGCCTGAGACATAGAGAGTGGAGCCATCCGGTGACCAGGTCATACCCAACCAAGTGGTCTTGAGTTCAATA
This portion of the Acidicapsa acidisoli genome encodes:
- a CDS encoding alpha/beta fold hydrolase translates to MNPVLSGHANSPAKTQSQVPATSIHRVMADGVEIFYRVAGDAAAPVLLLLHGFPTSSFMFRELIPRLADEYRVIAPDLPGFGFTEVPAKRNYIYSFDALAGTIEAFTEALGLDRYVIYIFDYGAPTGLRLGMRHPERVTAIVSQNGNAYEEGLGDAWGPIRKYWSEPTEENRDVLRQNILTLETTRWQYTHGVTNPEAVAPEGYTLDTALMERPGNKEIQLDLFLDYASNVKLYPKFQEYFRKSKPPLLAIWGKNDPFFIPAGAEAFHKDIPNAQVRFLDTGHFALETHAVEIADAIKDFLDARGVSDRREKELSR
- a CDS encoding sigma 54-interacting transcriptional regulator, whose translation is MASIEQSDAHRMSSDRETQNQFGLFSSESVLKILRLILAGAPLEEVLTIIAQLVESRGDGTLCTIWLPSDYERQLYCAAAPGLPGFITHVGSMLIGPQGGSCGTAVFRREPVYVTDILNDPVWEHYRHLLLPFGIRAVWSRPLFTSDGKVLGTFAIHYREVRSPSAADLQMIENASYIAGIAIERHLNEEKLRYERDRLQLLLEITSSVTSRLDLRQVVEGLSTNLFRTMQCDVSALLLPDIESGELRVTVLHNPDARGPYREGSLVSMNSSISGQVLRKGKTIRIDSFEQVREDPEIYGNPDGQFIYERVIEEGLSVGCYLPLVSRDRVVGVLMLCRRSNNPFEKNDVILLEQVARQIAIAVENTLEYERATKDRDKETKQRLYLEEEIRAEFGEIVGGSPVLKDALHLVSVVAPTDSSVLILGETGTGKELIARAIHNLSGRRDRAFVKLNCAAIPLGLLESELFGHEKGAFTGAIAQKTGRFELAHKGTLFLDEVGDIPLELQAKLLRVLQEQEFERLGSNRTRKVDVRLIAATHRDLPAMVKQAAFRDDLYYRLKVFPINIPALRERTEDIPKLVRHFTAFYAQRMNKKIDTIPAETMEALVRYRWPGNVRELRNFIERAVILSPRTLLQAPIAELEQFSASGKSNLPMTGLDELERDHIIRALELSNWIVGGRNGAAQRLGMKRTSLVYKMQKHRIVRPASSRETSAVDGRVPAV
- a CDS encoding bifunctional YncE family protein/alkaline phosphatase family protein yields the protein MSVTAKFCGFAGFIALGLLGAMPVHAQTNENTAPPAVSDDSPRTIGQSTKQLPHFIQGGFDLPNGWRITPAGKPIAELNDMVLNMLVSKDGRVVVASHAGYQPHGIDVMDVKTQKVIQHIELKTTWLGMTWSPDGSTLYVSGGNATGAKAIAQSAAPIYEFSYSDGRLSDKPTNQMVETIDPKKVWWSGVAYLSGKHYLYAANRGTGTGPSNVVVFDAKTRQILTRIPVEINPYQLVLTPDGSKLFVSNWASESVSVIDTATNKVIRTLRVGMNPNDMKLSTDGRLFVVCSNDNTIHVIDTRTLQVIERLSTTLTPLGPEGSTPDAAEIDNVRKLLYVANADNNSITVIRISNRAHSSVVGFIPTGWYPSALALTHNGSELYIGNSKGESGHPDRKGPGSPLASIWNGDESVKTVQKSSVEVLNVATLQKDLPRWTKMVVNNTPYTDSMLAEARPPQTPTIIPQAVGVSTEIKHVIYIIKENRTYDQVFGDLKNANGDPALTIFGEQVTPNQHALAKQYVILDNLYCDGEVSVDGHSWSDAAYATDFNERFWPPTYAGRSDALPSRAYVPSAGHLWDVAQRKGLTYRSYGEYAARASTGTTMDAAPGASGLVGHVSKEYLGSRQRDTDNIAVFLREFKQYENNYDSEDPNLRLPNFVVMSMPEDHTKGTQPGAFTPEAMVANNDYAIGQLVDAVSHSRYWPNTAIFLIEDDAQDGPDHVDARRTVGLVISPYVKRGIVDSTLYSTSSFVRSIELLLGMPPMSQYDAAAMPLYASFGAVPEITPFSVIAPKIDVNAKNTKQSPGAAESMKMDFNDLDRAPMHALNKVIWQSVKGVNTPMPSPVHRFRPLVDAGDSTEDKD